Genomic segment of Nothobranchius furzeri strain GRZ-AD chromosome 12, NfurGRZ-RIMD1, whole genome shotgun sequence:
ATACCGATTTCCGATACTccgatactgatattgatgcttctaaaatcagcagattttgaatggaatgaaaattattaaagctgaatttacgttattatgtacacacaacacacacatttacgttctgagatgattacagtcagtcttcacatgactaaacaatctcACGTCACCCCTAATCGTGGCCGAATCACCTGCTACACTAATTCTGTCTGATTCCCTCTGAAAACCGTTTTTATCCTGATTCTAACTAATCCCAAACAGCAGTGTGATATTCCGGCGTGATTATACCAAATAGTAATAAATCTTAAGTTTTAATTTAAGTTTTCTGCGTTTAGGGATTCATCGCCGCTACAACTCGAAGAAGTCGAGCACGTACGTTAAGAACGGCACTGAGTTCTCGATCCGATACGGCAGAGGCAGCCTGTCTGGTTTCATCAGTGAGGACACCGTCTCAGTAAGTAGAACCACACCTTCCTGCGCCACGCGGTGGGTTTCCCGCTGATCGGTGTCTCTGCAGGTTGCAGGTCTGCCTGTGGCAAACCAGCAGTTTGGAGAAGCGGTGAAGCAGCCCGGCATCACGTTTGCTGTGGCCCGCTTCGACGGCGTTCTGGGGATGGCGTACCCCTCTATCTCAGTGGCTAACGTCACCCCGGTGTTTGACACCGCCATGGCTGCAAAGCTGCTGCCCCAGAACCTCTTCTCTGTCTTTATCAGCAGGTCGGTCAAAGGAAAGCAGGACCAACGCCACCGAGCATAAACGATGAAACCCAACGAGACAAGGTTTCGGTAACTTCCCGGTTGTTTTTCTCAGAGACCCGACCGCAGCCGTGGGAGGAGAGCTGGTTCTGGGTGGGACCGACCCGCAGTACTACACCGGAGACTTGCACTATGTTAACGTGACGAGGAAGGCCTACTGGCAGATCAGCATGGACAGGTGGAACAGGAACATCTGGGCTCCCGCTTTCGGTTCTGCTGGTTTAGGACTCAGTTCTCCGTCTCCAACACGTCCAGAGTTGCTCTCGTGTCTTTGGGGGAGGAGGATGTTTGTGGTTTCAGGTCCAGGAAAAGCCATCCTGTCTGCTGCAGCTAAAGGCTAATTCTCATTCCCAGTCTTTAGTTAGCTTTAAATTAGCCTTGAAACGAATAATACGAGCAAACATCATTAAGTGTAGCAGTAAAATAAAACCAACACAGTCGAGAAGCTACGCTTTCATTTCCACCTCAGTGACGGTGTTTCTGTCTCCCTGCAGGGTCGACGTCGGGAACCAGTTGAGTCTTTGTAAGGCCGGTTGCCAGGCGATTGTTGACACCGGCACGTCCCTGATGGTTGGACCTGCTGCAGAAATCAGAGCGCTGCACAAAGCCATCGGAGCTCTGCCCCTGCTGATGGGCGAGGTAGAACTGACACGTGTCGCTAAAAGCACGAGTCGGCGGTTTCTGGGTGATGTCTAACTCTCCGCTCCCCTCCAGTACTGGATCGACTGCAAGAAGATTCCATCTCTCCCAGTGATCTCGTTCAACATCGGAGGGAAGACCTTCAACCTGACTGGGGAGGATTACGTCCTGAAGGTATTGATGACTCTGCAGCGTGCAGACGTAGTCATGTCTCTGCTATCACCTGGACTAGAGTTTCCTGAAAGAAAAGGTCGTTAATCCCAAATCAATGAGGAAATATGGATAAATAGATAGATTAAGCTAGTTTTATTGTGGTTGGTTTAAGGGGGTGGAGTCTGTTGCTGGATTTTGAATCCTAACGGCTTCCCCAGATTAATTAATAGGACAGCTTTTCTAATAGATTGAATCTAAACATGGACATCGTGACTTGGGACTTTGAAGTGATATTCCACTCCTAAGCAAAATTGAATCTGCAGCCTCGTCTCCCAGAGTTAAATTAGCCGTTCTGCTAATCTGGCA
This window contains:
- the napsa gene encoding napsin-A; protein product: MTRLEKLCVFAALLLTQCAAVIRVPLHKTRSLRRLMSDNGRSLEELRALAVTSGAPDVAPSPGLPVERLTNFMDAQYYGVISVGTPPQDFSVLFDTGSSNLWVPSIHCSFFDLACWIHRRYNSKKSSTYVKNGTEFSIRYGRGSLSGFISEDTVSVAGLPVANQQFGEAVKQPGITFAVARFDGVLGMAYPSISVANVTPVFDTAMAAKLLPQNLFSVFISRDPTAAVGGELVLGGTDPQYYTGDLHYVNVTRKAYWQISMDRVDVGNQLSLCKAGCQAIVDTGTSLMVGPAAEIRALHKAIGALPLLMGEYWIDCKKIPSLPVISFNIGGKTFNLTGEDYVLKESQMGQSICLSGFMAMDIPPPAGPLWILGDVFIGKYYTVFDRNADRVGFASAK